A portion of the Bombus terrestris chromosome 3, iyBomTerr1.2, whole genome shotgun sequence genome contains these proteins:
- the LOC100646462 gene encoding uncharacterized protein LOC100646462 isoform X3 — protein sequence MMIVFVYDTVRCCKEDDDPAEAVMYFHPAWVSLTQRLALAGQLMAVNQFLSTSFSNPKSITLQGGKFVLKKFGQYILAVGTDRNIHDWILERRANTLESLLKFFHYDLNKILESFNNDRNKFTEKLYQMFETYLPILQYSANLFSNIPIIKLPKSASNIFLEAIQVLQYYQEISGIIGGALFYNNKVVATQLSAELTKQIVITDPYRIKAPAERISTEFHLPVGVQLLRVYIEQKQFTKLVQEANNERYYSSYLDSVTKKIFQKKNMSKNSKELPLSGMKRDTSRIFTVPEEGELDSLQYNDNSHYVPSVPLTAYSSPVKRKQESKTDRPKCVNPLTPSVCSTPLKDINRVLHGNAMLICNTNEDTNNEAEEEKKEIKTNVDDIPDVVKKALRYKRLNKLRNVTPKEKLVKRKEFNKRSLSMHDLGSSNLYSNRISVRTYGLGLPQLKQSISPETSPQKQSLHKRQFHTITDPYYPIFRCDGLPVSQSLYNQYISSHYEELKDDQNNTINRNNFLTSLANDCNTKNVTNNCDTMISDNLEKSSNSRDIKIDSKVKQETYRRSMSLPLKPLNITDNDDRRKSASECGNVYEFLQKKKLDGLQLTPLMSKLSLLADERTSGFCSRETTPSEFRDLSGFSTATNQIIKQKLEAVNKETGSDGEDELEEDWVTTSKDEVSFEKTELFLCGHHNMVLVLLMENGTANNPDLIHSLWQTCVNTLGKLEARLQQCLEPLPSNENKELYSILSIDPQWDTINRSGLWGVTELDIVSCLHDRFTYASNLTDIIVRTEDTVVYGNQCGNVEVFYQQAVAPNTSGGLPTPADLMGIVSLKAKRRLERDHGIVLL from the exons ATGATGATAGTATTTGTTTATGACACTGTAAGGTGTTGTAAAGAAGATGATGATCCTGCAGAGGCAGTTATGTATTTCCATCCTGCATGGGTATCTCTTACGCAAAGATTAGCTCTAGCAGGGCAATTAATGGCTGTTAATCAATTTCTTTCAACTTCGTTTTCCAATCCAAAATCAATCACATTACAAGGaggaaaatttgtattaaagaaatttgGACAGTACATACTT GCAGTTGGAACTGATAGGAATATTCATGACTGGATTCTAGAAAGGCGTGCAAATACATTAGAATCATTGCTAAAATTCTTTCATTATGATTTGAATAAGATACTGGAATCATTTAATAATGACAGAAATAAGTTCACAGAGAAGCTTTATCAAATGTTTGAAACATATTTGCCAATACTTCAATATAGTGCCAATCTTTTCTCCAATATTCCTATCATTAAACTTCCGAAG AGTGCTAGCAACATATTTTTAGAAGCAATTCAAGTTTTACAATATTATCAAGAAATCAGTGGTATCATAGGTGGTGCACTCttctataataataa GGTAGTTGCAACTCAGTTAAGTGCTGAGTTGACCAAACAAATTGTTATAACTGATCCATATAGAATAAAG gCTCCTGCAGAGAGAATATCAACAGAATTTCATCTACCTGTTGGAGTACAGTTATTGCGAGTATATATAGAGCAAAAACAGTTTACAAAACTTGTACAAGAAGCAAATAATGAACGATATTACAGTTCTTATTTAGATTCTGTGacaaaaaagatatttcaaaaaaAG AACATGTCCAAGAACAGTAAGGAACTCCCTTTGTCGGGAATGAAACGTGATACTTCTCGCATTTTTACTGTACCTGAAGAAGGAGAATTAGATTCATTACAGTACAACGATAATAGTCATTATGTACCCTCCGTACCACTTACAGCTTACAGTTCTCCAGTGAAACGTAAACAGGAAAGTAAAACAGACCGTCCTAAGTGTGTAAATCCTTTAACTCCTAGCGTTTGCTCTACACcattaaaagatattaatagagtattacatggtaatgctatgtTAATATGTAACACAAACGAAGATACAAATAatgaagcagaagaagaaaagaaagaaataaaaacaaatgtAGATGATATTCCAGATGTTGTTAAGAAAGCACTTAGATAtaaacgtttaaataaattaagaaacgtTACGCCAAAAGAAAAACTAGTTAAACGAAAAGAATTTAATAAGAGAAGCTTAAGTATGCATGATTTAGGATCGTCCAATTTGTACTCCAATCGAATATCAGTAAGAACATATGGATTAGGGTTGCCACAATTAAAACAAAGTATATCTCCCGAAACTTCTCCTCAAAAGCAATCTTTACATAAAAGGCAGTTTCATACAATTACTGACCCATATTATCCTATATTTCGATGTGATGGATTACCAGTATCTCAGTCTTTATATAATCAATATATATCTTCGCATTACGAAGAACTTAAGGATGAtcaaaataatacaattaatcGTAACAACTTTTTAACAAGTTTAGCCAACGATTGTAACAcgaaaaatgtaacaaataactGTGATACCATGATCAGtgataatttagaaaaatcaagTAATTCTCGTGACATAAAAATAGATAGTAAAGTGAAACAAGAAACTTATCGCAGATCAATGAGTCTTCCTTTGAAGCCACTCAATATCACTGATAATGATGATAGACGAAAATCAGCATCGGAATGCGGTAACGTGTATGAATTTCTTCAAAAGAAAAAATTGGATGGTCTACAATTAACGCCTCTTATGTCTAAACTCAGTTTACTTGCTGATGAGAGAACTAGCGGTTTTTGTAGTAGAGAAACAACTCCTAGCGAATTTCGTGATTTATCGGGCTTTTCAACAGCAACAAATCAAATAATCAAGCAAAAACTGGAAGCAGTTAATAAGGAAACTGGCAGTGACGGTGAAGATGAATTGGAAGAAGATTGGGTAACTACTTCCAAAGATGAAGTTTCTTTTGAGAAAACAGAACTATTTCTCTGTGGACATCACAATATGGTACTAGTACTATTAATGGAAAATGGAACTGCTAATAATCCTGATCTTATACACTCTCTc TGGCAAACTTGCGTGAATACGTTAGGAAAACTTGAAGCTAGACTACAACAATGTTTAGAGCCTCTACCTTCAAATGAAAATAAGgaattatatagtatattaagTATTGATCCTCAATGGGACACAATAAATCGTTCTGGACTGTGGGGTGTTACTGAATTGGATATTGTTTCTTGCCTTCATGATAGGTTCACATATGCCAGCAATCTCACAGATATTATTGTCAG AACGGAGGATACCGTTGTTTATGGTAACCAGTGTGGAAACGTAGAGGTATTTTATCAACAAGCAGTGGCTCCAAATACCTCTGGAGGACTTCCAACTCCTGCAGATTTAATGGGAATTGTGTCTCTTAAAGCAAAACGTAGACTGGAAAGAGATCATGGGATTGTAttgctataa
- the LOC100646462 gene encoding uncharacterized protein LOC100646462 isoform X4, protein MPRCKLYYYYTYFIGLFLGGMSLFKSLIFVKQNADFKLVEMMIVFVYDTVRCCKEDDDPAEAVMYFHPAWVSLTQRLALAGQLMAVNQFLSTSFSNPKSITLQGGKFVLKKFGQYILAVGTDRNIHDWILERRANTLESLLKFFHYDLNKILESFNNDRNKFTEKLYQMFETYLPILQYSANLFSNIPIIKLPKSASNIFLEAIQVLQYYQEISGIIGGALFYNNKVVATQLSAELTKQIVITDPYRIKAPAERISTEFHLPVGVQLLRVYIEQKQFTKLVQEANNERYYSSYLDSVTKKIFQKKNMSKNSKELPLSGMKRDTSRIFTVPEEGELDSLQYNDNSHYVPSVPLTAYSSPVKRKQESKTDRPKCVNPLTPSVCSTPLKDINRVLHGNAMLICNTNEDTNNEAEEEKKEIKTNVDDIPDVVKKALRYKRLNKLRNVTPKEKLVKRKEFNKRSLSMHDLGSSNLYSNRISVRTYGLGLPQLKQSISPETSPQKQSLHKRQFHTITDPYYPIFRCDGLPVSQSLYNQYISSHYEELKDDQNNTINRNNFLTSLANDCNTKNVTNNCDTMISDNLEKSSNSRDIKIDSKVKQETYRRSMSLPLKPLNITDNDDRRKSASECGNVYEFLQKKKLDGLQLTPLMSKLSLLADERTSGFCSRETTPSEFRDLSGFSTATNQIIKQKLEAVNKETGSDGEDELEEDWVTTSKDEVSFEKTELFLCGHHNMVLVLLMENGTANNPDLIHSL, encoded by the exons ATGCCACGCTGCAAACTGTATTACTATTACACTTATTTCATCGGTTTATTTCTTGGCGGCATGTCCctttttaaatctttaatttttgtCAAACAGAATGCTGACTTCAAGTTGGT AGAGATGATGATAGTATTTGTTTATGACACTGTAAGGTGTTGTAAAGAAGATGATGATCCTGCAGAGGCAGTTATGTATTTCCATCCTGCATGGGTATCTCTTACGCAAAGATTAGCTCTAGCAGGGCAATTAATGGCTGTTAATCAATTTCTTTCAACTTCGTTTTCCAATCCAAAATCAATCACATTACAAGGaggaaaatttgtattaaagaaatttgGACAGTACATACTT GCAGTTGGAACTGATAGGAATATTCATGACTGGATTCTAGAAAGGCGTGCAAATACATTAGAATCATTGCTAAAATTCTTTCATTATGATTTGAATAAGATACTGGAATCATTTAATAATGACAGAAATAAGTTCACAGAGAAGCTTTATCAAATGTTTGAAACATATTTGCCAATACTTCAATATAGTGCCAATCTTTTCTCCAATATTCCTATCATTAAACTTCCGAAG AGTGCTAGCAACATATTTTTAGAAGCAATTCAAGTTTTACAATATTATCAAGAAATCAGTGGTATCATAGGTGGTGCACTCttctataataataa GGTAGTTGCAACTCAGTTAAGTGCTGAGTTGACCAAACAAATTGTTATAACTGATCCATATAGAATAAAG gCTCCTGCAGAGAGAATATCAACAGAATTTCATCTACCTGTTGGAGTACAGTTATTGCGAGTATATATAGAGCAAAAACAGTTTACAAAACTTGTACAAGAAGCAAATAATGAACGATATTACAGTTCTTATTTAGATTCTGTGacaaaaaagatatttcaaaaaaAG AACATGTCCAAGAACAGTAAGGAACTCCCTTTGTCGGGAATGAAACGTGATACTTCTCGCATTTTTACTGTACCTGAAGAAGGAGAATTAGATTCATTACAGTACAACGATAATAGTCATTATGTACCCTCCGTACCACTTACAGCTTACAGTTCTCCAGTGAAACGTAAACAGGAAAGTAAAACAGACCGTCCTAAGTGTGTAAATCCTTTAACTCCTAGCGTTTGCTCTACACcattaaaagatattaatagagtattacatggtaatgctatgtTAATATGTAACACAAACGAAGATACAAATAatgaagcagaagaagaaaagaaagaaataaaaacaaatgtAGATGATATTCCAGATGTTGTTAAGAAAGCACTTAGATAtaaacgtttaaataaattaagaaacgtTACGCCAAAAGAAAAACTAGTTAAACGAAAAGAATTTAATAAGAGAAGCTTAAGTATGCATGATTTAGGATCGTCCAATTTGTACTCCAATCGAATATCAGTAAGAACATATGGATTAGGGTTGCCACAATTAAAACAAAGTATATCTCCCGAAACTTCTCCTCAAAAGCAATCTTTACATAAAAGGCAGTTTCATACAATTACTGACCCATATTATCCTATATTTCGATGTGATGGATTACCAGTATCTCAGTCTTTATATAATCAATATATATCTTCGCATTACGAAGAACTTAAGGATGAtcaaaataatacaattaatcGTAACAACTTTTTAACAAGTTTAGCCAACGATTGTAACAcgaaaaatgtaacaaataactGTGATACCATGATCAGtgataatttagaaaaatcaagTAATTCTCGTGACATAAAAATAGATAGTAAAGTGAAACAAGAAACTTATCGCAGATCAATGAGTCTTCCTTTGAAGCCACTCAATATCACTGATAATGATGATAGACGAAAATCAGCATCGGAATGCGGTAACGTGTATGAATTTCTTCAAAAGAAAAAATTGGATGGTCTACAATTAACGCCTCTTATGTCTAAACTCAGTTTACTTGCTGATGAGAGAACTAGCGGTTTTTGTAGTAGAGAAACAACTCCTAGCGAATTTCGTGATTTATCGGGCTTTTCAACAGCAACAAATCAAATAATCAAGCAAAAACTGGAAGCAGTTAATAAGGAAACTGGCAGTGACGGTGAAGATGAATTGGAAGAAGATTGGGTAACTACTTCCAAAGATGAAGTTTCTTTTGAGAAAACAGAACTATTTCTCTGTGGACATCACAATATGGTACTAGTACTATTAATGGAAAATGGAACTGCTAATAATCCTGATCTTATACACTCTCTc taa
- the LOC100646462 gene encoding uncharacterized protein LOC100646462 isoform X2 → MAKEMMIVFVYDTVRCCKEDDDPAEAVMYFHPAWVSLTQRLALAGQLMAVNQFLSTSFSNPKSITLQGGKFVLKKFGQYILAVGTDRNIHDWILERRANTLESLLKFFHYDLNKILESFNNDRNKFTEKLYQMFETYLPILQYSANLFSNIPIIKLPKSASNIFLEAIQVLQYYQEISGIIGGALFYNNKVVATQLSAELTKQIVITDPYRIKAPAERISTEFHLPVGVQLLRVYIEQKQFTKLVQEANNERYYSSYLDSVTKKIFQKKNMSKNSKELPLSGMKRDTSRIFTVPEEGELDSLQYNDNSHYVPSVPLTAYSSPVKRKQESKTDRPKCVNPLTPSVCSTPLKDINRVLHGNAMLICNTNEDTNNEAEEEKKEIKTNVDDIPDVVKKALRYKRLNKLRNVTPKEKLVKRKEFNKRSLSMHDLGSSNLYSNRISVRTYGLGLPQLKQSISPETSPQKQSLHKRQFHTITDPYYPIFRCDGLPVSQSLYNQYISSHYEELKDDQNNTINRNNFLTSLANDCNTKNVTNNCDTMISDNLEKSSNSRDIKIDSKVKQETYRRSMSLPLKPLNITDNDDRRKSASECGNVYEFLQKKKLDGLQLTPLMSKLSLLADERTSGFCSRETTPSEFRDLSGFSTATNQIIKQKLEAVNKETGSDGEDELEEDWVTTSKDEVSFEKTELFLCGHHNMVLVLLMENGTANNPDLIHSLWQTCVNTLGKLEARLQQCLEPLPSNENKELYSILSIDPQWDTINRSGLWGVTELDIVSCLHDRFTYASNLTDIIVRTEDTVVYGNQCGNVEVFYQQAVAPNTSGGLPTPADLMGIVSLKAKRRLERDHGIVLL, encoded by the exons ATGGCAAA AGAGATGATGATAGTATTTGTTTATGACACTGTAAGGTGTTGTAAAGAAGATGATGATCCTGCAGAGGCAGTTATGTATTTCCATCCTGCATGGGTATCTCTTACGCAAAGATTAGCTCTAGCAGGGCAATTAATGGCTGTTAATCAATTTCTTTCAACTTCGTTTTCCAATCCAAAATCAATCACATTACAAGGaggaaaatttgtattaaagaaatttgGACAGTACATACTT GCAGTTGGAACTGATAGGAATATTCATGACTGGATTCTAGAAAGGCGTGCAAATACATTAGAATCATTGCTAAAATTCTTTCATTATGATTTGAATAAGATACTGGAATCATTTAATAATGACAGAAATAAGTTCACAGAGAAGCTTTATCAAATGTTTGAAACATATTTGCCAATACTTCAATATAGTGCCAATCTTTTCTCCAATATTCCTATCATTAAACTTCCGAAG AGTGCTAGCAACATATTTTTAGAAGCAATTCAAGTTTTACAATATTATCAAGAAATCAGTGGTATCATAGGTGGTGCACTCttctataataataa GGTAGTTGCAACTCAGTTAAGTGCTGAGTTGACCAAACAAATTGTTATAACTGATCCATATAGAATAAAG gCTCCTGCAGAGAGAATATCAACAGAATTTCATCTACCTGTTGGAGTACAGTTATTGCGAGTATATATAGAGCAAAAACAGTTTACAAAACTTGTACAAGAAGCAAATAATGAACGATATTACAGTTCTTATTTAGATTCTGTGacaaaaaagatatttcaaaaaaAG AACATGTCCAAGAACAGTAAGGAACTCCCTTTGTCGGGAATGAAACGTGATACTTCTCGCATTTTTACTGTACCTGAAGAAGGAGAATTAGATTCATTACAGTACAACGATAATAGTCATTATGTACCCTCCGTACCACTTACAGCTTACAGTTCTCCAGTGAAACGTAAACAGGAAAGTAAAACAGACCGTCCTAAGTGTGTAAATCCTTTAACTCCTAGCGTTTGCTCTACACcattaaaagatattaatagagtattacatggtaatgctatgtTAATATGTAACACAAACGAAGATACAAATAatgaagcagaagaagaaaagaaagaaataaaaacaaatgtAGATGATATTCCAGATGTTGTTAAGAAAGCACTTAGATAtaaacgtttaaataaattaagaaacgtTACGCCAAAAGAAAAACTAGTTAAACGAAAAGAATTTAATAAGAGAAGCTTAAGTATGCATGATTTAGGATCGTCCAATTTGTACTCCAATCGAATATCAGTAAGAACATATGGATTAGGGTTGCCACAATTAAAACAAAGTATATCTCCCGAAACTTCTCCTCAAAAGCAATCTTTACATAAAAGGCAGTTTCATACAATTACTGACCCATATTATCCTATATTTCGATGTGATGGATTACCAGTATCTCAGTCTTTATATAATCAATATATATCTTCGCATTACGAAGAACTTAAGGATGAtcaaaataatacaattaatcGTAACAACTTTTTAACAAGTTTAGCCAACGATTGTAACAcgaaaaatgtaacaaataactGTGATACCATGATCAGtgataatttagaaaaatcaagTAATTCTCGTGACATAAAAATAGATAGTAAAGTGAAACAAGAAACTTATCGCAGATCAATGAGTCTTCCTTTGAAGCCACTCAATATCACTGATAATGATGATAGACGAAAATCAGCATCGGAATGCGGTAACGTGTATGAATTTCTTCAAAAGAAAAAATTGGATGGTCTACAATTAACGCCTCTTATGTCTAAACTCAGTTTACTTGCTGATGAGAGAACTAGCGGTTTTTGTAGTAGAGAAACAACTCCTAGCGAATTTCGTGATTTATCGGGCTTTTCAACAGCAACAAATCAAATAATCAAGCAAAAACTGGAAGCAGTTAATAAGGAAACTGGCAGTGACGGTGAAGATGAATTGGAAGAAGATTGGGTAACTACTTCCAAAGATGAAGTTTCTTTTGAGAAAACAGAACTATTTCTCTGTGGACATCACAATATGGTACTAGTACTATTAATGGAAAATGGAACTGCTAATAATCCTGATCTTATACACTCTCTc TGGCAAACTTGCGTGAATACGTTAGGAAAACTTGAAGCTAGACTACAACAATGTTTAGAGCCTCTACCTTCAAATGAAAATAAGgaattatatagtatattaagTATTGATCCTCAATGGGACACAATAAATCGTTCTGGACTGTGGGGTGTTACTGAATTGGATATTGTTTCTTGCCTTCATGATAGGTTCACATATGCCAGCAATCTCACAGATATTATTGTCAG AACGGAGGATACCGTTGTTTATGGTAACCAGTGTGGAAACGTAGAGGTATTTTATCAACAAGCAGTGGCTCCAAATACCTCTGGAGGACTTCCAACTCCTGCAGATTTAATGGGAATTGTGTCTCTTAAAGCAAAACGTAGACTGGAAAGAGATCATGGGATTGTAttgctataa
- the LOC100646462 gene encoding uncharacterized protein LOC100646462 isoform X1 — protein sequence MPRCKLYYYYTYFIGLFLGGMSLFKSLIFVKQNADFKLVEMMIVFVYDTVRCCKEDDDPAEAVMYFHPAWVSLTQRLALAGQLMAVNQFLSTSFSNPKSITLQGGKFVLKKFGQYILAVGTDRNIHDWILERRANTLESLLKFFHYDLNKILESFNNDRNKFTEKLYQMFETYLPILQYSANLFSNIPIIKLPKSASNIFLEAIQVLQYYQEISGIIGGALFYNNKVVATQLSAELTKQIVITDPYRIKAPAERISTEFHLPVGVQLLRVYIEQKQFTKLVQEANNERYYSSYLDSVTKKIFQKKNMSKNSKELPLSGMKRDTSRIFTVPEEGELDSLQYNDNSHYVPSVPLTAYSSPVKRKQESKTDRPKCVNPLTPSVCSTPLKDINRVLHGNAMLICNTNEDTNNEAEEEKKEIKTNVDDIPDVVKKALRYKRLNKLRNVTPKEKLVKRKEFNKRSLSMHDLGSSNLYSNRISVRTYGLGLPQLKQSISPETSPQKQSLHKRQFHTITDPYYPIFRCDGLPVSQSLYNQYISSHYEELKDDQNNTINRNNFLTSLANDCNTKNVTNNCDTMISDNLEKSSNSRDIKIDSKVKQETYRRSMSLPLKPLNITDNDDRRKSASECGNVYEFLQKKKLDGLQLTPLMSKLSLLADERTSGFCSRETTPSEFRDLSGFSTATNQIIKQKLEAVNKETGSDGEDELEEDWVTTSKDEVSFEKTELFLCGHHNMVLVLLMENGTANNPDLIHSLWQTCVNTLGKLEARLQQCLEPLPSNENKELYSILSIDPQWDTINRSGLWGVTELDIVSCLHDRFTYASNLTDIIVRTEDTVVYGNQCGNVEVFYQQAVAPNTSGGLPTPADLMGIVSLKAKRRLERDHGIVLL from the exons ATGCCACGCTGCAAACTGTATTACTATTACACTTATTTCATCGGTTTATTTCTTGGCGGCATGTCCctttttaaatctttaatttttgtCAAACAGAATGCTGACTTCAAGTTGGT AGAGATGATGATAGTATTTGTTTATGACACTGTAAGGTGTTGTAAAGAAGATGATGATCCTGCAGAGGCAGTTATGTATTTCCATCCTGCATGGGTATCTCTTACGCAAAGATTAGCTCTAGCAGGGCAATTAATGGCTGTTAATCAATTTCTTTCAACTTCGTTTTCCAATCCAAAATCAATCACATTACAAGGaggaaaatttgtattaaagaaatttgGACAGTACATACTT GCAGTTGGAACTGATAGGAATATTCATGACTGGATTCTAGAAAGGCGTGCAAATACATTAGAATCATTGCTAAAATTCTTTCATTATGATTTGAATAAGATACTGGAATCATTTAATAATGACAGAAATAAGTTCACAGAGAAGCTTTATCAAATGTTTGAAACATATTTGCCAATACTTCAATATAGTGCCAATCTTTTCTCCAATATTCCTATCATTAAACTTCCGAAG AGTGCTAGCAACATATTTTTAGAAGCAATTCAAGTTTTACAATATTATCAAGAAATCAGTGGTATCATAGGTGGTGCACTCttctataataataa GGTAGTTGCAACTCAGTTAAGTGCTGAGTTGACCAAACAAATTGTTATAACTGATCCATATAGAATAAAG gCTCCTGCAGAGAGAATATCAACAGAATTTCATCTACCTGTTGGAGTACAGTTATTGCGAGTATATATAGAGCAAAAACAGTTTACAAAACTTGTACAAGAAGCAAATAATGAACGATATTACAGTTCTTATTTAGATTCTGTGacaaaaaagatatttcaaaaaaAG AACATGTCCAAGAACAGTAAGGAACTCCCTTTGTCGGGAATGAAACGTGATACTTCTCGCATTTTTACTGTACCTGAAGAAGGAGAATTAGATTCATTACAGTACAACGATAATAGTCATTATGTACCCTCCGTACCACTTACAGCTTACAGTTCTCCAGTGAAACGTAAACAGGAAAGTAAAACAGACCGTCCTAAGTGTGTAAATCCTTTAACTCCTAGCGTTTGCTCTACACcattaaaagatattaatagagtattacatggtaatgctatgtTAATATGTAACACAAACGAAGATACAAATAatgaagcagaagaagaaaagaaagaaataaaaacaaatgtAGATGATATTCCAGATGTTGTTAAGAAAGCACTTAGATAtaaacgtttaaataaattaagaaacgtTACGCCAAAAGAAAAACTAGTTAAACGAAAAGAATTTAATAAGAGAAGCTTAAGTATGCATGATTTAGGATCGTCCAATTTGTACTCCAATCGAATATCAGTAAGAACATATGGATTAGGGTTGCCACAATTAAAACAAAGTATATCTCCCGAAACTTCTCCTCAAAAGCAATCTTTACATAAAAGGCAGTTTCATACAATTACTGACCCATATTATCCTATATTTCGATGTGATGGATTACCAGTATCTCAGTCTTTATATAATCAATATATATCTTCGCATTACGAAGAACTTAAGGATGAtcaaaataatacaattaatcGTAACAACTTTTTAACAAGTTTAGCCAACGATTGTAACAcgaaaaatgtaacaaataactGTGATACCATGATCAGtgataatttagaaaaatcaagTAATTCTCGTGACATAAAAATAGATAGTAAAGTGAAACAAGAAACTTATCGCAGATCAATGAGTCTTCCTTTGAAGCCACTCAATATCACTGATAATGATGATAGACGAAAATCAGCATCGGAATGCGGTAACGTGTATGAATTTCTTCAAAAGAAAAAATTGGATGGTCTACAATTAACGCCTCTTATGTCTAAACTCAGTTTACTTGCTGATGAGAGAACTAGCGGTTTTTGTAGTAGAGAAACAACTCCTAGCGAATTTCGTGATTTATCGGGCTTTTCAACAGCAACAAATCAAATAATCAAGCAAAAACTGGAAGCAGTTAATAAGGAAACTGGCAGTGACGGTGAAGATGAATTGGAAGAAGATTGGGTAACTACTTCCAAAGATGAAGTTTCTTTTGAGAAAACAGAACTATTTCTCTGTGGACATCACAATATGGTACTAGTACTATTAATGGAAAATGGAACTGCTAATAATCCTGATCTTATACACTCTCTc TGGCAAACTTGCGTGAATACGTTAGGAAAACTTGAAGCTAGACTACAACAATGTTTAGAGCCTCTACCTTCAAATGAAAATAAGgaattatatagtatattaagTATTGATCCTCAATGGGACACAATAAATCGTTCTGGACTGTGGGGTGTTACTGAATTGGATATTGTTTCTTGCCTTCATGATAGGTTCACATATGCCAGCAATCTCACAGATATTATTGTCAG AACGGAGGATACCGTTGTTTATGGTAACCAGTGTGGAAACGTAGAGGTATTTTATCAACAAGCAGTGGCTCCAAATACCTCTGGAGGACTTCCAACTCCTGCAGATTTAATGGGAATTGTGTCTCTTAAAGCAAAACGTAGACTGGAAAGAGATCATGGGATTGTAttgctataa